In Dioscorea cayenensis subsp. rotundata cultivar TDr96_F1 chromosome 13, TDr96_F1_v2_PseudoChromosome.rev07_lg8_w22 25.fasta, whole genome shotgun sequence, the sequence tcatcgtcaaCAATTTGAGGGAGAgtcattgttgtttttcttctttttacaaGCCTCTTCAAATGTGGCCCTCTTCAAATGGTCTTCCCAAGGACGTCGTCGTCGTCAAAATCCGAGGCCATGCCGTTGACGTCGTTGTCAATCACTGGGGCTACTGCGGCTGGATCCAGCCTATTCCTAGTAGTGTCTGTGCTGggtatttcatttgtttatagGTACGATGCATTCAATTGTGGCTGTcattccaatgcctcaacccgagcaACAAGCTGAGAGAACTCGGTAATCAATATCTCGCACGCCTATAGCAAACTTGCAGTGACATCGGTGCCTATTACCATCGGGGGGATTGTTACGATTGGGGGCACTGTCTCGGTAGGGGTGGTTGTTACCGTCAGTGGGGGTGTTGGTGTCGGGCGGGGTAGGGGGCTTCTCCGGCGGCGAAGAATGCGTGCGCAGGTAGGGGAATGGCGATAAGCACGCACGGAAGAGGTTAACCTCTTATCTTGCCGTTAAGCAAGTAGTTCAACAACAATAGCATCCCCGAGCGGGTGGCCCGAACAAAGGCATCTTTATCAGCATTCACCacgaccagctcaggaaactaacatatgtaaacaaacTTTTTAACACTTAACTCATATACTTAAACGGTATCACATATATTTAAGCAGTATCGCATATATTTAAACTGAAACTTAACCTTTTAAATActaaaggatatttttaaacagaaaaccaaACCTTTAAACactaaagaatatttttaaacagaaattacaattgttaaacactaacgactaaatttaaacaataactactattgttaaacatattgttcatgatttattacctcctttccttcgagagatgacaatgTGGTTTCTATCGAAGTTTACTTTTAGTAACTATTTTCACAATAACaaaacatccttgggatcttgccaaaACACACATTCTTTCTGGTGCCGgccagctcgtaaaaccagatatTCAGTATGaacgagcaacccttaatgtaccccgtattggtcttcttccccgagCATCTAACTTGCACTCAAGCAGTAGCTTGTGGAACATCCTCCATAAgacacttgtgcgtcgcctgcgcccatgcgtatcgccccatgccaagtagatcatcgacataatcaacaatCTAATTCAGAACAAGCATCATGTATTTAGGAAGGTGATTATACACATAAGGTTGACCAATccggagtttgacaaaattttcttctttcccCTCTGCCAGacaagttgctcaagagttTTCTTGATAAAGTtttgtgtctctcgtaggtttttgataaaaccTCTCTTTAAATGATGagcatgttttcttcttctaaaatacgactgcgtctccatcacaACGTAGACCAAGAATGAGCGTCACATCTTCAGGCCTTAAACTTAGCAGGCTTGCCCAAATCTTGAATTTATTAGTGTAGCCATCATActtttgcaatagagaatcaagaaggtccctctcttggaatatagcttccatCTCAGTGAATGCTATAAATGGTGCCCTTcagatgatctcccagtgttaTCCACTCATGTTAACATTCAATTGAGCCACGGTCTCTACTACCAGTGTCAAGTACcatcacccattaactaggtttacCTCCATAACCACATGTTTGCGTCAATAACATGGCATTAAGCAGTATTCATAACATCTTAAGCGGGAAAGAtaagtttttaaacataaacattacctattaaacagagacctcatttcttaaataaaaaaccacaattcttaaacggaaacataaatttttaaactagacctcatttcttaaacgaaaacCTCATTTCTAAAACTACAAccatattaaattaaaggggAAACATACATCATAAACTTTACAGAgtataacaatcgaaaaatctctttcgatTGTGTACAcaaatgaaaatgtaaaacaaaacaaaactctagccgagaaatctccttgcacacttcaatatcatccaacaaaaacagaaccacaaaatgaaaccgaaaaatctctctttataatagaatactttaaaaaaaccataatcaaaACTTCTTCAACGGCGTACACCTTggctcaataccttagactgcaAACTGATAAAATGTCGAATACTTgagcgggacttctccttcgagacactgGTGGAAAAGGAAAGAGAAATTCAGTTTCTACAGAGGATGTGAAGGCGGAGATAACTTTGGAAAAGGAAAAGTTGAAAAGGCGAAGAGAATAAAAAATGTAAACGACGCCAGTAATGGTTATCTCTTGGAATTACCCTAATAAAAACGCCCGcttcctctcaaaccggaaCCATGATTGCAGTGGGCATTATGGTCAAACCACGTCGCACTGCCAATGACTTCTATGCAAGGGCAATTTCGTCctgaaaattcaaaactaactctgttaaccaccgttacatgtTTTAGGCGTTTGAAAAACATtgtgtttaaaaggagggggtttttagggatacaCAAATTTAAGGGTTGTGTTtatgcatattgcaaacttaaggggtgtttttggcaattttcacatttaattattatgattaaatatgtatattaaataattcatattaattattatttttaattattctaactaaatatttaaattagcccttttatgttaattattataattaattatttaagttaataatttttatttaattacatctTAACCATAGGTAAAAATATCGTTTCGCCATAAATAGTGTTTATTATACCCCACTTCCCCCAATTTTAAGGGTAATACAATTACTTAACGGTAAATAATTAGACCATGGTACTCATTTCCATTATAATATCTATGTACCCAAACATGAGATTATATTACTATACATAATTAATCCCAATTTAACAATAGTTATTCCTTGCATtaaaacacccccttaattataataaacactaataatttcttatactATCACTATTGTTCCAAAGATGGTTAGACATTCATAGTCAACTCTAGTTTCCACCATAGAATCATTACGTTAATTAGGAAAATATCAAGTTTCTacgaattaaaaaaagaaaattttctttaaagttCAAGTCTGTGATAGGTAATTCATGAACCTTAGctgaaataattaatcaatgtCGGCACtaaccaacaaaaatcaaaatttcaaatattttattagttttacttGCATCACAAGCAAAGTTTAAAAAGTCACAAATTAAATAgtaaaactatttaaataaaaaactcaaataaagtCGTCCTTTGATGTGGACAAGTCACACATTAATTAGgagtaaaattattttacaacGACTAGCAATCTTCAAtggtatatgtttttttaaggtAGGCTCTTTTAGAAGATGTCTCACAactctattattaaaaaactaattaattaggtTATTAATTCAACTATACCCAATCTTCTTTGAATTGTTCCTTCTACTATGTTTGGGTTGAGGGCCGGCgagggaaagtaaagtaaagcgagggttttggagggtcagaGTCGGCCCTTCCCTCGTTtagattgatatttttaatttaacgaagGGAAAGGAAAGGCTAACTTTGACGCTCCGAAACCCTCCGAAACCCCTCTTTTCCTGGCCCCCGATTTGGGGTGCCGGGGGAGGGAGAACCtcgtaaagattttaaaatttttgaaaagaccttattacccttaattttttttaaaattaattacataacaccacttcataagtttatctttcacttttttctcaatctagttttattttaatcaagtattcacatgACACCAATCacaaatctttgtttttatatatttctttttgtttgcttaattttttatctgcttgtttatgttgtgttttttatttctcaattcatctctagaataatttatcttaatgaaatctatgtttttaatatttattaaaaaaaatctaaagtgtgaatttatttgagatattcatAATGCAtttgtttaaaaagaaataagcaattttttatttaataataaaggtataattggtaaatcatatcATTATACatcatttccttttctttctcctCTGTAACCAAATAAAGTTTATTAgagaattctctttttctttccctccataaaatttgtctatccaaacGATGGTTGAACCCGTCCTTTCCTTTCCCACACTTTCCCTCACATTCCTTCCCCTTACTTTCCCTTcgacttttgaatccaaacactatgttGAAGTTATCCTTTTATTATCATCAATTAGCTACCTAATTCAACtatctatattatttttgaaaagttattattattatagagaTGTTGAAACATGACCAATCAATGATCATGTTGTATTACACCATGACTATTTACATGAACGTTTATTTAGATGAGACGGTGATCAATTATTTGGTAATAAATGTATAATATGACCAATGTATGTCTTAATAATGCATATTATGTAGTATCGATTCAAACATCATtgattatgaaattttaaaaataaatgaaataaaattttgtttatatttgctTCTCAAAAGgcataaaattgaattttacaaaatattctgttactataaattatatttaattagaaaaagtAGGAAAGGGATATATAATGCTACATGTCTTTCTGCCGATCAAAACAAGAATTCATGGAAAATGAAAGCCAACCACTCCAATTTGATTTGTTGTGAATGATTGACGAacttaatgaaataaaaatcacCAATTTGATAccaacttttaattatctattagtattttaaaaaaatatgttcctTTAAATGTTGAAACAACATTAAAGTATCCACTgatcattaataatatatgtcAGTAAAATTAGTTCATTTTGCATCTTTGCTAATAACTCAATTTTATGGGAGAAATTTTTATCCATAGAAAAGAACCCTCACGCCTCCAATATTGACATTTAAGAAGTAAATATGTATCCTTTGCtgttaatattatattatactatattatacatatagatgatgtataataataatcaatattataagtatattaaatatagcCGGAGGAGtagttttttgtttcttatatatTAAATGGTCTGCGCTACCCCATCTTATTCATTAACTCATAGCATCATCTTGTGTTTAATTAGAGTCTCTGCAAAGAAAACCCAGTGACATATTTGATCCAATGAAGCTATGTGTTTTGCTCCAAAGAGAAACTTGATAGATTAGAAAGTGCCATGAAAGATCTCATGGCCAAGAAACATGGTATTGAAAGAGAGCTTAATCTCCCTCAAAACAGAGGAAAACAACCCACTGATAAACTTCAGCATTACGTTCGTAAGGTAAAGCTATGAGCAATTACAAATGCACAAGACATGTATATGACTTGGACTAATATTTTGACTAATCCACTCCccatgggaaaaaaataatgaactttAATTTGGCTAGTTTACACTATTAGTTGTCacaaagaataattaaaaaaatcaatatataaaacattgTCCATAGGAGAAAATGAACATTTTATTATGTAAGGCCgtattgaattattttgtaaacacaacaaaaaaaaatagataatattgtcaagcatataataataataataatatggtctaacattttttttttttggctgctAAATCAAGATGATTTCTTTCTCATAATTATCTGatagatttttgtattttggtttGTGTTTCAATTTGGTATAATAAGCAATGTCAATGTGTATAGGTTTCAAAATATCTGAATTGATTTTAAACAGGTTGGAGAAACAGATGAGATGGTAACAAAATTGTTGGATGAATATAGCAAAAGTTGTTGTGTTCAAGGCCCTTGTTGTCTAAATTGCTTTTCCAGGTATAGGATTAGTAGAAGAGCAATCAATTTATTAGATGAAATAAATCGGTTGAAAGGAGAACAATCAAAAGTCTCATTCATAGAGCAATCACCTCCTAAACCAGTCCATGAATCATCTAAAATAGTGGGGGGAAAAATCGTCTCCAACCTTAATGTTGCTTGCAGTTACCTGGCAGATGAAGCAGTTGGTATAATTGGCATATGGGGCATGGGGTGTAGGCAAGACCACActcttgaaaaaaaatcaaccaatcaTTGTTAGCTGATGCAAACATGGGATTTGATCATGTGCTATTTATCGAAGCTTCACAAAATACTCAGTTGGAAGAACTTCAGAAAGAGATTGCTAAAAAATTGCAGTTGTCCTCTGATGCTGGTCAACAAGACATCTTCAATGCCCTGAAAACTAAGAATATTGTATTGCTCTTGGATAATATATGGGAGCCAGTAAACCTTGTTCGTCTTGGAATTATCAATCCTTATATGTCCGATAATGGTTCTAGCAAAGCATACAAATATAAAGTGATGTTCACTACTCGATCAGAAGATGTGTGTGCCCGGATGGAGGCAAGCAAAAGAATTAAAGTGGAATGCATGGAACCAGATGAAGCGTGGGTTCTTTTCAAGCACAATGTTAATCTAGCAGTTATTGAGTCAGATGAAAAGTTCAAGAAAATAGCAAGGCAAGTGATGAACAAGTGTGGTGGTTTGCCACTTGCTCTGCAAGTGGTCGGTAAGGCCATGTCTAACAGAAATACTATCCAAGAGTGGGAAGATATTTTGAGCTCGCTAAAGAATTCAGGTACTGAAGTAGTTCAAGGTGTCCAGGAATCATTACTTCCGATTTTGAAATTCAGTTATGATAATCTACCTAGAAATATTCATGAGTGTTTCTTGTGTGCTTCCATTTTGCAATGGTTAAGAAAAGATGATTTGTTGGAATTATGGATGGGTTTAAGCCTGATCGGTGATTTTGTCAATTTACAACAAGCTTATGGCAAAGCAAGACATATCTTTAAGAATCTTGAGGAATCATGTTTATTGCAGTATTCTTCTGATGATGATAATGTGAGGTTACATGATGTAATTTATGAGATGGCAGTGTGGATAGCATCAGACTGTGGGATAAACATGAATAAATGGATAGTGAAAGAATATGATAAGTTCCCAGATGAAATAGCATCAATCAATGCAGAGAATTGGAGATTCGCGAACCGAGTGATTATAAGTGGAAAGGTGGAGCTTTTGCCAATTTTGACTCATCAATGTTCTGATTTGTTGTGTTTAATGATCACAGATATTcataatttggaaaatattcCTGGAGGATTTTTCATACAGATGCCAAATTTGACATATTTGGATCTTTCAGGCACTCCTATCGAAGAGCTTCCAAAGAGCATCAAATGTTTGGTTAATTTACAATACCTAAATATTTCATCTACAGAGATCTCATCACTTCCAAAGGAgttgaaatatttgaaaaaattgcaATATCTGTTATGCAGAGATACAAAGCTGGGCAAGGTAGAGGATTGTCTTGTtagatgtattgttgtattgtatatgtatgtatatgtatgtatgtatatgtatgtatagatgtatatttatacttatcatgttctatatgtagacccaaagggtcactcatgtTATGTGTGTTCAAGAGATAGACTTGTTCCACTTTCTCATTCTCTCtacttctaacatggtatcagacgccTAGATTCCTCCGGCGACCGCCGGCCGCCACCACCTcccttctctctctcacacacattGCGCGCACAGTCAGCTATCTCTCCCCTCTCTCTTGCCGGCCTTCTTCTCACCCCGATCCTCCCCTTGTCAACATATTGTCATAATTGTTCTCCCTCCTCTGACCACCGCCACCATCCACCGTCGCCGATCCCATCCCCTTCTTTCCTCTTGCTTCGTTGTTccttgtataaaaaaaaaaaaactatcgaATCTCTACGCTGGTCTCCTTCCgcaccataaaaaaataaaggccAACAAATCCCTCTCTTGCATTATTTTAACCTTGGTTTAAGTGACATTTCAAATCCCTGCATCAGATCTCGCACCATGTGTTTTATCTTCTTCTCAACAACTACTGAGCCTTATCTCAGCATCATCACATGGCCATTCAAGTCCAAAGAATTCTCTTTTGGTGCATAGTGGCTAGctgtgattgatatatatatattcatccgCCAACCCCACCATCATctcctttatatattttatattatatttaatcatggtcattatattatattatatatttattatggaAATTACTGTACTCATGTGAAGTTTTGTCCTCACATGACAAAACATTGatagtgattaaaaaaaaaccgaaaaaaaaatttaaaaaaaattaaaaaaaaaattaaaaaaatggatgtttATGGATCTGTTGTTGCTCATACTGGAGGAATCCACATTCGGGGTTCCCCCACAGGGGGGGTCAGTACTCTCGTTGACTCCCGATTTTCTTCTATGCTTCCGCACGTCGCTCACACTATTGTTTCTTCACCGACTCCACCTCTCCTTTCAACACCTCACTATACACGAGCTTCTCCTACTGCATTGTCTCCTACTGATCAGCAATTTTTAGCTATGTTTCGGCAGTTCCAGCAGTTCTATCTAGCAGACTCTACATCCTCTACTGGACATGCGAGTTCCACTCAGATTCCTCCATCTGCTTCAGGTAGTTTTTGTCCTCTCTGGCTTCTTGACTCTGGTGCTTTTCTTCACATGACCCCCGATGCCACTCATCTGCACCATTCCCATTCACCATCTCACGTAACCCGTGTTCGCACTGCTGATGGCACACTTCTTCCTGTTTCCTCTACTGGTCATTTCTCTTCTAGTTATTTCTCGATTCCTTCAGTCtctcatgttcctcgtttatccatgaatCTTATATCTGTTAGCCAGCTTACTGATCATGATTGCCAGGTTATCTTTGATCGTACCTCATGTCGTGTGTAGGATCGCAGTGGGACGGTGATTGGAACTGGCCGTCGTCAAAATGGAGTTTATGCATTGGATTCCCTTCGTCTTCCATCTTCACCTGAACCAGTTCATCACTGTTATACTACCGTTCAGTCTTATCAtaagtggcatcatcgtcttggccaCTTATGTCTGTCTCGTATGTCGTCCCTTGTTCGTCATGGCATTTTAGGAGCTGTCTCTCCTCCTTCTGATGTAGTTTGTCTTGGCTGTAAACTTGGTAAGCAACTCCAACGTCCTTATCCTTTGAGTGTATCTCAGACTACTGCTCCTTTCGAacttattcactctgatgtttggggtcccgcaCCCTTTGTCTGTAAAGGTGATCATCactattatgttctttttatagatGATTACACTCGATTCACCTGGCTTTATCTTATGCCTCACCGTAGCCGGTTATTGTCTATTTATCGCAGTTTTTCTGCTATGATCCACACCCAGTTCTCTGCCTCTATTAAGACCTTTCGATCTGACTCTGGCGGTGAGTACACCTCTCACGcctttcatgcatttttgtcTTCTGAAGGTACCTTGCCTCAGTTATCTTgtcctggggctcatcctcagaatggGGTTGCTGAACGTAAGAATCATCACATCTTAGAGACGACACGTGCTCTTCTTCTAGGTGCTTTTCTTCCCCCTCATTTTTGGGCTGAAACTGTCAACACTGCTGTTTACCTTATTAACCTACAACCTTCCTCTCACCTTAATGGTCGTAGTCCAGGTGAGTGTCTTCATGGGACACCTCCAtgctatgatcatcttcgtgtttttggttgtcgctGCTTTGTTTTGCTTTCACCTCGGGAGAGAATAAAGCTAACATCCCAGTctgtttcatgtgtttttctaggatatagccttgagcataaaggttatcgttgttatgatccCGTCAATCGTCGTATTCGCATCTCCCTCTGTCCCTCTATCCTTCCTTTTTCCTACCCTTTCGGCTGAGCATACTTCTCCTGTGTCTTCCTCTCCTTCATCATTCAACCCTCCAGCTGagtttctttctcactcatcCCTTGACCCCTCTCCTCCTTTATCTACTGAGTCTCCTGCAGTTTCTTCCCCTCctttatctgttgagtctcctaCAGTGTCTTCTCCTCCTCCCTCGCTTCCACTTGCTCACCCACCTGTTCGTTTCACATACCACCGTCGGGATCCCGCAGAGCCTCCATCTCGGCCAGTTATTTCTGACACCTCTCCTACTACCGATCCAGCTCCTGAGGTACACTCTCACACTTATTCTTTACATGATCGCTCTACTTTACATCCCCCTGTCCGTTATGCTTCTACTAGCACCAGTGTTTCAGATGTCTTTGAGCCAGGTACCTACCGAGAAGCAGTTCGACTACCTGAGTGGAGGACTGCCATGCAGAGGAGCTTGAAGCTTTGACTCGGACTCATACGTAGGATCTTGTTCCCCTTCCTTCTTATGCCGTTCCCATCACCTGTCGTTGGATCTACCGTGTGAAGACTCGTTCTAACGGGTCTCTCGAGCACTATAAAGCGCGTTTGGTTGCTCGTGGCTTTCTGCAGGAGTATGGCCATGACTATAAGGAGACTTTTACCCCAGTAGCCCACATGCACACTGTGCGTACTTTGGTTGCTATTGCTGCTGTTCGTGgttgggttcttcatcagcttgatgtgaagaacgcgtttcttcatggggacttgaaggaggaggtttacatgactcctccccTTGGCCTTCGGGTGCCTTCAAGGTCTGTTTGTCGTCTTCGCCACGCTCTTTATGTTCTCAAATAGGCTGCCAGGGCCTGGTTTGAGCGGTTCAGTATAGTAGTTGAGGCTGCTGGTTTCACTCCGAGCATACATGACCCGGCAGTCTTTATTCACTCTTCCTCTCGTGGGCagaccattcttcttctatatgtcgATGATATGATACTTACCGGTGATGACTCTGCTCACATTACTTTTGTGAAGCAGAAGTTATGTGAGACTTTCTTGATAACTGATTTAGGTCCGCTTCGTTACTTCTTGGGTATCGAGATTACTTCTCATCCGGATGGTTACCGTCTCTATCAGTAGCGTTATACTCACAACCTACTTGCTCGCTCTGGTTTGACTGATACCCGTATTGCtgctacaccgatggagttaCATTTGCAGCTTCGTGCCTCtgatgggattcccttatcTGATCCTTCCTGCTATCGACATCTGGTTGGCAGTTTGGTCTACTTAGCCGTTACCCGTCCAGACATTTCCCATGCAGTTCACATCCTCAGTCAGTTCGTTGCGGCACCCACTTCTgttcattatgctcatcttattcgggtactgcgatatcttcgtggcactgtCTCTCGTGGTCTGTTCTACTCACATTAGTCCACTCTTCAGCTGCAGGCCTATTCTGATACTACTTGGGCCAGTTGTCCTGATGATCGGGTCTCTGTCACTGGTTCCTGTATCTTTCTTGgctcttctcttgttgtttggaagaccaagaaacagCCTATTGTTGCCAAGTCTAGTGCTGAGGCTGAAGTTCGTGTGTTGGCTTCTACCGTCCAGGAGGTGCTTTGGCTGTGTTCGATTCTACAGGACTTTGGTGTACCGATCACATCTTTCATTCCTATTCACTGTGACAGTACTGGTGCCCTTCAGATTGCTGCAgatccggtcaagcatgagctgaccaaacatattggtgtggatgcacacttcacaCGATGCCATGCACGTGCCCAGACCGtatcacttcactatcttcctacAGAGGTCCAAGTGgctgatttcttcaccaaggcACAGACACGTGATCACcatctattcatgttatccaaactcaagacgcacgatccgccttgagtttgagggggggtgttagatgtattattgtattgtatatgtatgtatgtatatatgtatatgtatgtataaatgtatatttatacttatcatgttctatatgtagacccaaagggtcactcatgtTATGTGTGTTCAAGAGATAGACTTGTTCCACTTTCTCATTCTCTCTACTTCTAACAAgtgttgggacgcagtggttaacccggtccatagtcccacatcgcctgtgagagccaatctccctagccttatatatcctaagccaatccttccctctaactgcagttatggagaagttagggtggtgggtccatgtattaacatggtatcagagctactgTTCCGATCGGCCGTGACTAtgatcttgggtcccacatccacTGTGGGCCCAGGGAGggtgttgggacgcagtggttaacctggttcatagtcccacatcgcctgtgagagccaatctccctagccttatatatcctaagccaatccttccctctaactgcagttatggagaagttagggtggtgggtccatGTATTAACATGTCTCATGTCAAGATTACAGAATTTGAGGGTCATTGACATATATCCGAAGGGGTGGGTAGAACCGGAAGATTTAAAGCTATTGAAGAAACACAACAGCATCAAAGCAATAGGAATGCGTGTAGTATCATAAGAGGTTCTCCAACAACTCTCATGTTTGCCAACTACTCGGCTTTATCTAGCCAATGTGGATAACTTGATCCctctttcatttgatattttaagCTGCAAAGATCATGGATTCTTGCAGGAACTACAAATTAAATCATGCCCACAGTTGAAGAAGCTTGAGATGAATGGAAGTAGGAGTCATCTCAATAAGCTTGAAATCTCTAATGTTGAAAAACTGCAGAACATTAATTGGCCAGATCTATTACCTCCAGAATTTTTTCATGTGTTGAAGGAGTTAACTATAAGAGGATGTGATTTGGATAATTTAGCTTGGGTCATGCATCTCCCA encodes:
- the LOC120274620 gene encoding probable disease resistance protein At1g15890, producing MGFDHVLFIEASQNTQLEELQKEIAKKLQLSSDAGQQDIFNALKTKNIVLLLDNIWEPVNLVRLGIINPYMSDNGSSKAYKYKVMFTTRSEDVCARMEASKRIKVECMEPDEAWVLFKHNVNLAVIESDEKFKKIARQVMNKCGGLPLALQVVGKAMSNRNTIQEWEDILSSLKNSGTEVVQGVQESLLPILKFSYDNLPRNIHECFLCASILQWLRKDDLLELWMGLSLIGDFVNLQQAYGKARHIFKNLEESCLLQYSSDDDNVRLHDVIYEMAVWIASDCGINMNKWIVKEYDKFPDEIASINAENWRFANRVIISGKVELLPILTHQCSDLLCLMITDIHNLENIPGGFFIQMPNLTYLDLSGTPIEELPKSIKCLVNLQYLNISSTEISSLPKELKYLKKLQYLLCRDTKLGKTQRVTHVMCVQEIDLFHFLILSTSNMVSDA
- the LOC120274621 gene encoding leucine-rich repeat extensin-like protein 5, which encodes MIPSIVVFASPSVPLSFLFPTLSAEHTSPVSSSPSSFNPPAEFLSHSSLDPSPPLSTESPAVSSPPLSVESPTVSSPPPSLPLAHPPVRFTYHRRDPAEPPSRPVISDTSPTTDPAPEVHSHTYSLHDRSTLHPPVRYASTSTSVSDVFEPGTYREAVRLPEWRTAMQRSLKL